A window of Stutzerimonas stutzeri genomic DNA:
ATACACGCTCACCGGCAGGCATGCGAGACAGCTGCAGCCGCTGCAGTACGCGCGCGCGCAGGAAGGCATCAAGGAACAGCCACTCGCTGGTGCCGCCGAACTCGTCCTGCCGTAGCAACAGCTCCTGCCACACCGGCAGCAGCACGTCCTGAAACACCACGGCCTGCGGATAGGTGGAGAACACCTGGCCATACAGCTGTTCCAGGCGTACCTCGTCGAAGCCATTCACCGCTTCGCGCAGTTGCCCCTGCCATTCACTCCACTCGCCGCTGACCGTTGCGGTCGGCTCCTCGGCTTCGCGAGTCGCCGCGCTGCGAGCCAGGATATTGCCGACCTTGCTTACGGCCACGCCGCGCTCGGTCCAGGAAAGGATGCTGCGAACCGCTTCCACATCAGCCATCGAATACAACCGATGGCCACTGTCCGTGCGCGTCGGGCGGATAAGCCCGTAGCGGCGCTCCCAGGCCCGCAAGGTGACCGGATTTACACCGGTCAGGCGGCATACTTCGCGGATGGGGAATAGCTCCTGTTGCTCGAACGCACTCGAGGCCAGGGTCGAAGCGCCGGAAGAATCGGTCATGGGGCGGCTCGCTGGAGAAGAATGCCGAGATTGTAACCCAGCGTTTCGCAGCATACCCTCTACAAACGTTGTACAAATGCGAGATGTGATGAAATGACGCCGGAGCTGCCACTGACGCTTTACGTAGATCGTGCCTGCCCGCTGTGCGCTCGCGAGGTGCGCTGGCTAGAGCGGAACGCCGACCCGGCGCGATTGCTGCTGGTGGATATCAGTGCTGCCGACTTCGATTGCGAAGGGCTCGACCGCGACATCATGCAGCTGCGTCGCCGCCTGCATGCACGCAGCGCCAGCGGAATCTGGCTAACCGGGGTCGACGCCACCTACTGGAGCTGGCGCCTGGCAGGTCATGGGCGCTGGGCCGCCCCACTCGGCTGGCGACCGCTACGCCCACTGCTGTTGCTCGGCTACCAGCTGTTCGCCGTATTACGCCCGCATCTGGAGTGGCTGCCTCACCCGGACGGGGCCAATCGCTGCACCAACCAGTGCAGCGCGCCGCAGAATGCTTCGAGCCCATCCCGCAGGATCGAAAAATAGCGCCGTTAGTTTTTGGCGAGCAGCGGGATAAGAAGGCCGTATCCGGGCTCGGCACAGGCTGGACGCCCGATCATCTCGTCATGGCTGACCGGCTGGCGCCAGTACACAGCGCAAACGCCGCAGGCCAGCAGCGCACGCTTCAAGCTACCGAGGTCGCCCCAGACCGTGCGCTGGCCTTCAGCGAACTGACGTCGGCTGCCGTTGCGCTCGATCACCCAGGCGCTGTAACCGCAGCAGCGCAGCCCATGCAATTCAACCCGATCGGCCTTGCCTCGATAAAGCGCGAAGCGCAGGCGAATGCTCGATAGTTTGCCGTTCAAGTTCCGATACCTATACAAGTTCTGGAAGCGATGTCGACTTCAGCGTCCAGCTCATCGCGGTGTCGCCAAAGCCGTGGCGCAAGCGCAGAGTATTTCCTCTACAGCTACTTGTACAACTACATTGTTACGTATAGCTTTATCACACCCCGGCATCATTGCTGCGGCACCTGCTCTCAGCCCTACACCGCGTCACTCGCACGAAAGGAACCCGTCATGAACGATTTGCCTGGCCATTACCGCGAAATACTGTCCGGAGTAGGCGAAAACCCGGAGCGCGAGGGGCTGCGTGATACTCCGCAGCGCGCTGCAAAGGCGATGCAGTACCTGTGCGGGGGCTACAACCGCAGCCTTGAGGAAGTGGTAAACGGCGCGCTGTTCGCCTCGGATAACGACGAAATGGTGATCGTCAAGGACATCGAGCTTTACTCGTTGTGTGAACACCACATCCTGCCTTTCATCGGCAAGGCTCATGTCGCGTATATCCCTACGGGGCGCGTACTGGGCCTTTCCAAGATCGCGCGGATCGTCGACATGTTCGCGCGCCGCCTGCAGATTCAGGAGAACCTGACCCGCCAGATCGCCGAAGCCATTCAGGAAGTCACCGGCGCTGCCGGCGTCGCGGTGGTCATCGAAGCCAAGCACATGTGCATGATGATGCGCGGCGTGGAGAAGCAGAACTCGGTGATGAATACCTCAGTCATGCTTGGCGCCTTCCGCAGTTCCTGCAACACCCGGATGGAGTTTCTCCAGCTGATCGGGAGGGCGCAGTAATGTCGCGCCTGGAGCCGGGCATGGCGCGCATCCGCGTAAAGGACCTGCGCCTGCGCACCTATATAGGCATCAATGAGGACGAGATCCTCAATCGCCAGGATGTGCTGATCAACCTGAATATTCTCTACCCCGCTGTCGAAGCGGTGCGTGATAACGACATCGAGCAGGCCCTCAACTACCGCACCATTACCAAGGCGATCATCCGCCATGTGGAGCGGAA
This region includes:
- the folX gene encoding dihydroneopterin triphosphate 2'-epimerase, translated to MSRLEPGMARIRVKDLRLRTYIGINEDEILNRQDVLINLNILYPAVEAVRDNDIEQALNYRTITKAIIRHVERNRFALLERMTQEILDLVMAHPAVAYAEVEVDKPHALRFADSVSITLAGSR
- the folE gene encoding GTP cyclohydrolase I FolE; protein product: MNDLPGHYREILSGVGENPEREGLRDTPQRAAKAMQYLCGGYNRSLEEVVNGALFASDNDEMVIVKDIELYSLCEHHILPFIGKAHVAYIPTGRVLGLSKIARIVDMFARRLQIQENLTRQIAEAIQEVTGAAGVAVVIEAKHMCMMMRGVEKQNSVMNTSVMLGAFRSSCNTRMEFLQLIGRAQ
- a CDS encoding MerR family transcriptional regulator; amino-acid sequence: MTDSSGASTLASSAFEQQELFPIREVCRLTGVNPVTLRAWERRYGLIRPTRTDSGHRLYSMADVEAVRSILSWTERGVAVSKVGNILARSAATREAEEPTATVSGEWSEWQGQLREAVNGFDEVRLEQLYGQVFSTYPQAVVFQDVLLPVWQELLLRQDEFGGTSEWLFLDAFLRARVLQRLQLSRMPAGERVLLAAMPGQCRELELLVAGLMLGGDSLAVSVLPVGQPLEELALVCDKMKPQGLVLYSNVPHGEAQLRQLNKLSLGLDCPLALAGEAAELGREALAGTPIACLGSSGKLMQRRLRQFLAGQLDT
- a CDS encoding thiol-disulfide oxidoreductase DCC family protein gives rise to the protein MTPELPLTLYVDRACPLCAREVRWLERNADPARLLLVDISAADFDCEGLDRDIMQLRRRLHARSASGIWLTGVDATYWSWRLAGHGRWAAPLGWRPLRPLLLLGYQLFAVLRPHLEWLPHPDGANRCTNQCSAPQNASSPSRRIEK